From a region of the Salinispira pacifica genome:
- a CDS encoding DEAD/DEAH box helicase gives MNNHTLLHIIRSQFFSPQIWKRGEDYARLGKVKEYYRKPDGVQFRVAGSAAVPYTVFIHSSIEEGNFHANCNCPYGDTCKHMAAAIITAFQEDLFLNGTQSSESDEGAEPDVHDDGGLSDHPVVRMLDSMISFSSRLDPKNEGDHSGDAPRAAEHEPGEFGGEQGRQPRKQYFPCILLDNRRGKIDGRPTSSVNSFRSGWFLDIYGQYIKQDGTPGAYIRWNPNMKLRAGAQSHLLLYQIINQAMNTEDRRFDVSGWLRTLFDEHTNGRSSPRLIFPIQRGFQELKVSSPDSIRIEFIEDGEVSFPTLAVDRSGIPDFGNSQRVYTSSISFLSADGRVISRCPRRFVSVIYAGPDLFFLDALNGVLYESDSLGSSPAVSSSQLPGKEDGQVDEDSAPEKSPVDSLRNMYTGEILQLISSTSVGYREAAIELLKEKLKSLSSLKDIVHIHGPVPLTSLPSARPEFRLYVDLGFSLTMRPTVKYDSGELAPMAKRKPWVEFSGEQGELRMIPDYEAEADFEMRAERIADGLGALVEFRSGDECYNFDGVPPGELMEQIVNEFLPDIDRGDTKLFINRKPVYSGGSIQIEVTSGIDWLGLHARLRGTDPEQSGRPEADRLSRFEVDGLWNLLKSRGAYRLIDTRRIRAWQKLRELDLEGDSQASDESEVRIHPLDAEAGDYIRTLLEENGQSGSSTKGPEQGFLNSILSMAEKAEWAFSTTDTPGAAGFRAELRPYQQTGLAWLRFLKNIGAGGILADDMGLGKTIQAIGILADYREQNDRRAALVLAPVSTLGNWEREIGRFLPDETVHLHAGSARASQLPGCGTILCSYQTMLRDMEMFTAREFCLNILDEGQQFKNSRTKLHRALKEITASQRLILSGTPVENSLMDLWSLMEIANPGLLWKRDRFKRRFVSKSAGDAAIGELQRRIRPFFLRRTKEEIALDLPEKEELLITVRRGTQEKKFYRKLEQACRQKVLEIMASMEAHEAGIAILQTLIHLRQAAIAPQLVGGPEVSAKLDLLVEKLQEASGEGHSVLVFSQFVKVLRLISTRLDARGMDYAYLDGSLSAARRNEQIKSFQEDENKQIFLLSLRAGGVGINLTEADYVCIVDPWWNPAVESQAIDRSHRIGQTRRVLAMRFIVEDSIEERVRQLQEQKRKLTEEIFGSGESLFSNLDREEILWLFRSSAGESD, from the coding sequence ATGAATAACCACACGCTATTGCATATAATTCGATCACAATTTTTTTCCCCTCAGATTTGGAAGCGTGGAGAGGATTACGCACGACTGGGCAAGGTTAAAGAGTATTACCGAAAACCTGATGGGGTTCAGTTCCGTGTGGCAGGCAGCGCTGCCGTCCCGTATACGGTTTTCATCCATTCCTCTATTGAAGAGGGTAATTTTCATGCCAACTGCAATTGTCCCTATGGCGATACCTGCAAACACATGGCTGCAGCGATAATCACGGCTTTTCAGGAAGATCTTTTTCTCAACGGGACGCAGTCCAGTGAAAGCGACGAAGGGGCTGAGCCTGATGTACACGATGATGGCGGTTTGTCAGATCATCCTGTTGTAAGAATGCTGGATTCAATGATCAGTTTTTCGTCGCGTCTGGATCCGAAAAACGAGGGTGATCACAGCGGCGATGCTCCTCGAGCAGCGGAACATGAGCCCGGGGAATTTGGTGGGGAACAGGGCCGGCAGCCTAGGAAGCAGTATTTCCCCTGTATTTTGCTGGATAACCGGCGTGGAAAGATTGACGGCCGGCCGACTTCCTCCGTCAATTCGTTCAGAAGCGGCTGGTTCCTTGATATTTATGGACAATACATCAAACAGGATGGCACGCCGGGGGCATACATCCGCTGGAATCCGAACATGAAACTCCGTGCAGGGGCACAGTCACATCTGCTTCTGTATCAGATCATTAACCAGGCGATGAACACTGAAGATCGGCGTTTTGATGTTTCCGGATGGCTGCGAACCCTGTTTGATGAACATACAAACGGCCGGAGCTCACCCCGACTTATTTTTCCAATCCAGCGCGGGTTTCAGGAGCTGAAGGTATCTTCTCCGGATTCCATACGTATTGAGTTTATTGAAGACGGGGAGGTCAGCTTCCCCACGCTGGCTGTTGACCGATCGGGAATTCCCGACTTCGGAAACAGTCAGCGCGTATACACCTCCAGCATCAGTTTTTTGTCTGCCGATGGCCGGGTGATCTCCCGATGTCCCAGGCGCTTTGTGTCGGTTATTTATGCAGGCCCGGATCTGTTTTTTCTGGATGCATTGAATGGAGTTCTTTATGAGAGCGATTCTCTTGGAAGCAGTCCAGCCGTGAGTTCCTCTCAGTTGCCGGGAAAAGAGGATGGTCAGGTAGATGAAGACTCGGCCCCGGAGAAGAGCCCTGTTGACAGCCTGAGGAATATGTACACCGGCGAGATCCTTCAGCTTATCAGTTCTACTTCGGTTGGCTATCGGGAAGCCGCAATAGAACTTCTCAAGGAAAAACTGAAGTCCCTGAGTTCTCTCAAAGATATTGTGCACATACATGGTCCTGTTCCCCTCACATCTCTTCCAAGCGCCCGGCCTGAATTCAGGCTTTATGTGGATTTGGGGTTTTCTCTCACAATGCGTCCCACGGTGAAGTACGATTCCGGAGAGCTGGCGCCCATGGCGAAACGGAAACCCTGGGTGGAATTTTCGGGAGAACAGGGTGAGCTGCGGATGATCCCTGACTATGAGGCCGAGGCGGATTTTGAAATGAGGGCTGAGCGCATAGCCGACGGCCTGGGCGCCCTGGTGGAATTCCGTTCTGGGGATGAATGCTACAATTTTGACGGCGTGCCCCCGGGTGAGCTCATGGAACAGATCGTGAATGAGTTTCTCCCGGATATTGACCGGGGAGATACCAAATTGTTTATCAACAGGAAGCCGGTATACTCCGGGGGATCCATCCAAATTGAAGTCACTTCCGGCATAGACTGGCTGGGGTTGCATGCCCGCCTACGTGGTACTGATCCTGAGCAATCCGGACGCCCCGAGGCTGACCGGCTATCCCGGTTTGAGGTTGACGGCTTGTGGAACTTACTGAAGTCCCGGGGAGCGTACCGGCTGATAGACACCCGGCGCATACGGGCATGGCAGAAATTGAGAGAACTGGATCTGGAAGGGGATTCACAAGCATCTGACGAGAGCGAAGTGCGTATTCACCCCTTGGATGCCGAAGCCGGAGACTACATCCGCACGCTGCTTGAAGAAAACGGCCAGAGCGGCAGCTCCACAAAAGGGCCGGAACAGGGCTTTCTCAACAGTATTCTCAGTATGGCTGAGAAGGCGGAATGGGCCTTTTCCACCACCGATACACCGGGGGCGGCGGGGTTTCGGGCGGAACTGCGGCCGTATCAGCAAACCGGGCTGGCATGGCTGCGGTTCCTTAAGAACATTGGAGCGGGGGGAATCCTGGCGGACGATATGGGACTGGGTAAAACCATTCAGGCCATTGGGATTCTGGCCGACTACCGTGAACAGAATGACCGGCGTGCGGCACTGGTGCTTGCACCCGTATCCACTTTGGGGAACTGGGAGCGGGAAATCGGACGCTTTCTTCCTGACGAAACAGTTCATCTCCATGCGGGAAGCGCCAGGGCGTCACAGCTCCCGGGGTGCGGCACTATTCTTTGTTCGTATCAGACCATGCTTCGGGACATGGAAATGTTCACAGCCCGGGAATTCTGCCTGAATATTCTGGATGAGGGGCAGCAGTTTAAAAATTCCCGTACCAAACTGCATCGGGCATTGAAAGAGATAACGGCATCCCAGCGTCTGATCCTTTCGGGTACTCCGGTCGAAAACAGTCTGATGGACCTCTGGTCGCTCATGGAGATTGCCAACCCCGGTCTCCTATGGAAACGGGACAGGTTCAAGCGCCGATTCGTGTCCAAATCTGCCGGAGATGCTGCAATCGGGGAGCTTCAGCGGCGGATTCGTCCGTTCTTTCTCCGCCGAACCAAGGAGGAGATCGCACTGGATTTGCCGGAGAAAGAAGAATTACTCATCACTGTTCGCCGGGGAACTCAGGAAAAGAAATTTTATCGAAAACTCGAGCAGGCCTGCCGGCAAAAAGTGCTTGAGATCATGGCGTCCATGGAGGCCCATGAAGCTGGAATTGCCATCCTTCAGACTCTCATTCATCTGCGCCAGGCCGCCATTGCTCCCCAGCTGGTGGGCGGTCCAGAAGTGTCGGCGAAACTTGATTTGCTGGTGGAAAAGCTCCAGGAGGCTTCCGGCGAAGGACACTCAGTCCTGGTATTCAGTCAGTTTGTGAAGGTTCTCCGGCTGATCAGCACCCGCCTGGATGCACGGGGCATGGACTATGCCTACCTGGACGGTTCGCTAAGCGCAGCCCGGCGAAATGAACAAATCAAATCCTTTCAGGAAGACGAAAACAAGCAGATATTTCTCCTCAGCCTCCGGGCCGGAGGCGTTGGGATAAATCTGACCGAAGCGGATTATGTATGCATTGTGGATCCATGGTGGAATCCTGCGGTTGAATCCCAGGCTATTGACCGGAGTCACCGCATCGGTCAAACCCGGCGGGTTCTGGCGATGCGCTTTATTGTTGAAGACAGCATAGAAGAACGGGTGCGCCAGCTCCAGGAGCAAAAACGCAAACTCACCGAAGAGATCTTCGGCAGCGGCGAGTCGCTGTTCAGCAACCTGGACCGTGAGGAGATCCTGTGGCTGTTTCGATCGAGTGCCGGCGAATCTGATTAA